A single Oncorhynchus tshawytscha isolate Ot180627B linkage group LG01, Otsh_v2.0, whole genome shotgun sequence DNA region contains:
- the LOC112248968 gene encoding complement C1q tumor necrosis factor-related protein 7 — MRSRSQACEVKMWLFVAMAFLCQCVIGQQLEAKVKGAPPRLICSVLGLPGRPGKPGPNGPPGENGNMGIPGRDGRDGRKGEKGEKGEAGVKGKLGPTGKRGERGVRGPGGKRGPDGECGDGGRPGPPGPLGKKGDKGQRGPLGTAGICRCGSLVPKAAFSVGITSSYPAEKEPIKFNKVLFNEGGHYNPETGKFICAYPGIYYFSYDITLANKHLAIGLVQNGQYRIKTFDANTGNHDVASGSLVMFLNPEDEVWLEIFFKDQNGLFAEAGWSDSLFSGFLLYADTNYLDSLAEDYA, encoded by the exons AGGTGAAGATGTGGCTGTTTGTGGCCATGGCTTTTCTTTGCCAGTGTGTGATTGGTCAGCAGCTGGAGGCCAAGGTGAAAGGAGCTCCGCCTCGTCTGATCTGCAGTGTTCTGGGGTTACCAGGGAGACCAGGTAAACCTGGCCCAAACGGGCCTCCAGGGGAAAATGGGAATATGGGAATCCCAGGAAGAGACGGAAGAGATggcaggaagggagagaaaggagagaagggtgAAGCAG gGGTAAAGGGGAAACTCGGCCCAACGGGTAAACGTGGCGAGCGGGGTGTCCGGGGTCCAGGGGGGAAGAGAGGTCCTGATGGAGAATGCGGGGACGGGGGCCGACCAGGGCCACCAGGGCCCCTTGGGAAGAAAGGGGACAAGGGCCAGCGAGGACCACTGGGTACGGCAGGCATCTGCAGGTGTGGCAGCCTGGTGCCTAAAGCAGCCTTCTCTGTGGGAATCACCAGCAGTTACCCTGCTGAGAAGGAACCTATCAAGTTCAACAAGGTCCTCTTCAATGAGGGAGGCCACTACAACCCAGAGACGGGTAAGTTCATCTGCGCCTACCCGGGCATCTACTACTTCTCCTATGATATCACCCTGGCCAACAAGCATCTGGCCATCGGGCTGGTGCAGAACGGGCAGTACCGCATCAAGACATTTGATGCCAACACAGGGAACCATGACGTGGCCTCTGGGTCACTTGTGATGTTCCTGAACCCAGAAGACGAGGTGTGGCTGGAGATCTTCTTCAAGGACCAGAATGGCCTGTTTGCAGAAGCAGGGTGGTCTGACAGCCTGTTCTCTGGATTCCTGCTCTATGCAGACACAAACTACCTGGACTCACTAGCAGAGGACTACGCATAG